One genomic region from Pirellulales bacterium encodes:
- a CDS encoding ABC transporter permease: MAALTISYLVAAFRYGPLPAGDRLYRALVGTLVDLIHISPRRVWALARLAVQESMRRKIWTALIAFVVILMFAGWFLDPNSPEPGPLYLKFVMSWTTYLAVLLALFISAFSLPNDFKNRTITTVVTKPVRSAEIVLGRIIGFTLICTALLAVMALCSYVFVVRSLAHTHEIRPENINEAALNPDHLKPGRVGTTEIAQNHQHDVILKPDGTLETDFKHGHMHHVVVKEVDGKKQYIVGPHEGMLTARLPIMGQLQFLDRDGQPKERGINVGKEWDYRGFVDGNTQSAAIWTFDNINEDTLFPNTPLDKRSLPLKWTIRVFRTYKGNIEKGITGKLVLENPTTHLQSEPIIFTVKEFTIDGRDIDRKLMRAGAAESDPPIDLFNDLVSNGHLLVKLQCLEPGQLLGVAAPDLYISAGEASFEWNFAKGYLGIWSQMVLVIGLGVMFSTFLNGAVAMIATLGCLVLGYFSDDIVKIFDSLRTGNRKLVAGGGPVESFVRLITQKSITAPYDDSPAVEVMYWVDKVLMRFMTCWTDVLPDFSSYSNVHFVASGFNIPGDLLLEQLTRMATFLVAAFLAGLIFLRMREVAR, encoded by the coding sequence TTGGCCGCGCTAACGATCAGTTATTTAGTGGCCGCGTTTCGGTACGGACCTTTGCCTGCGGGAGATCGACTATATCGGGCGCTGGTCGGGACGCTGGTCGATTTAATTCATATTTCGCCGCGGCGAGTTTGGGCTCTGGCTCGTTTGGCTGTGCAAGAATCGATGCGGCGAAAAATATGGACAGCGCTGATTGCGTTTGTGGTTATTTTAATGTTTGCCGGCTGGTTTCTTGATCCTAATAGCCCTGAGCCAGGGCCATTGTACCTGAAGTTCGTCATGTCATGGACAACTTATTTAGCAGTGCTATTGGCTCTGTTCATCAGTGCATTCAGCCTGCCCAATGATTTCAAAAACCGGACAATCACAACGGTTGTTACAAAGCCTGTAAGGTCGGCCGAGATTGTTCTTGGCCGAATCATTGGTTTTACGCTGATCTGCACGGCATTGCTGGCTGTGATGGCATTGTGCAGCTATGTGTTTGTCGTGCGCTCGTTAGCACATACGCATGAAATACGTCCGGAAAATATCAACGAAGCAGCATTGAACCCAGATCACCTCAAGCCTGGGCGGGTTGGCACAACGGAGATCGCGCAAAATCACCAGCACGACGTAATCCTTAAGCCAGACGGCACGCTGGAAACGGACTTCAAGCATGGTCACATGCACCACGTTGTCGTGAAGGAAGTTGATGGAAAAAAACAATACATCGTTGGTCCACACGAGGGAATGCTGACTGCTCGGCTGCCGATTATGGGGCAATTGCAGTTTTTGGACCGCGATGGCCAGCCGAAGGAAAGAGGCATTAATGTAGGAAAGGAATGGGACTATCGTGGATTCGTGGATGGCAATACGCAGTCGGCGGCGATCTGGACGTTTGACAACATCAATGAAGACACCTTATTCCCGAACACTCCGCTGGACAAGCGATCCCTACCGTTGAAATGGACCATTCGCGTCTTTCGCACCTACAAAGGAAACATCGAGAAAGGCATTACTGGAAAACTTGTCCTGGAGAATCCCACGACGCACCTGCAAAGTGAGCCGATCATTTTCACGGTAAAAGAGTTTACAATCGATGGTCGAGACATCGATCGTAAGCTGATGAGGGCAGGCGCAGCCGAAAGTGATCCCCCCATTGATTTATTCAACGACCTCGTGAGTAATGGCCACTTGCTGGTCAAACTCCAATGCTTGGAACCTGGTCAGTTGCTTGGTGTGGCAGCGCCTGATTTGTATATCAGCGCCGGAGAAGCCTCCTTCGAATGGAACTTTGCCAAAGGCTACCTGGGGATTTGGAGCCAAATGGTGCTGGTAATAGGATTGGGTGTAATGTTCAGCACGTTTTTGAACGGTGCTGTAGCCATGATCGCCACCCTGGGGTGCTTAGTTCTCGGTTATTTCAGCGATGATATTGTCAAAATTTTTGACAGCCTGAGGACTGGTAATCGAAAACTCGTCGCGGGTGGCGGCCCTGTTGAATCGTTCGTGCGTCTAATTACGCAGAAATCGATTACTGCGCCGTATGACGACAGTCCCGCTGTCGAGGTCATGTACTGGGTCGACAAGGTCTTGATGCGCTTTATGACTTGCTGGACCGACGTCCTGCCCGACTTTAGCAGTTATAGCAATGTTCATTTCGTCGCCAGCGGTTTTAATATCCCCGGCGATTTGTTGCTAGAACAGCTTACTCGGATGGCAACATTTCTGGTCGCCGCATTTTTAGCAGGCCTAATATTTCTTCGAATGAGAGAGGTAGCCCGATGA
- a CDS encoding ABC transporter ATP-binding protein, with protein sequence MSIETAPVLKTSTGNSSSPEPVIETRNLSKTYRDFWGRQKVRALKALDLTIYRGEIFGLLGPNGSGKSTTIKLLLGLLFPTGGRAIILGKDATEVKKNERIGYLPEETYLYKFLNAEETLDFYGRLFDMPPALRKQRAEALIDMVGLSWARRRQMREYSKGMARRLGLAQAMINNPELILLDEPTSGLDPIGTREMKDLILKLKAEGKTVLMCSHLLADVQDVCDRIAILHQGELKELGRVDNLLKMRDITQIRASGLSEECKSEVRATIERHHGTVLGIENPTSTLEELFLAIVRDSEARPGRRAASEKS encoded by the coding sequence ATGTCGATTGAGACGGCCCCGGTCCTAAAAACGTCCACCGGAAATTCATCTAGTCCGGAGCCCGTAATCGAAACACGGAACCTTTCAAAGACCTACCGTGATTTTTGGGGACGGCAAAAGGTTCGGGCGCTAAAGGCTCTGGATCTTACGATTTACCGCGGCGAAATCTTTGGGCTTTTGGGACCGAATGGTTCCGGAAAATCTACCACGATTAAGTTGCTGCTGGGTTTGCTGTTTCCGACCGGAGGTAGGGCAATTATTTTAGGCAAAGATGCTACCGAAGTAAAAAAGAATGAACGGATCGGATATTTACCGGAGGAAACATATTTATACAAGTTTTTGAATGCGGAAGAAACGCTCGATTTTTACGGTCGCCTGTTTGATATGCCGCCGGCCCTTCGCAAACAGCGTGCAGAGGCCTTGATCGACATGGTCGGACTCAGTTGGGCGCGACGCCGGCAAATGCGCGAATACTCAAAGGGCATGGCCCGTCGCCTGGGACTCGCACAAGCGATGATTAACAATCCGGAATTGATCTTACTGGATGAACCAACCAGTGGATTGGACCCGATCGGTACACGGGAGATGAAAGATCTAATATTGAAGCTGAAGGCGGAAGGTAAAACTGTTTTAATGTGCAGCCACTTATTGGCGGACGTCCAAGACGTTTGTGATCGGATCGCAATTCTACATCAGGGTGAGCTGAAAGAATTAGGTCGCGTCGATAATTTGCTTAAAATGCGTGACATCACACAAATTCGTGCTTCCGGCCTTAGCGAAGAATGCAAATCGGAGGTTCGCGCTACGATTGAACGCCATCACGGAACCGTCCTGGGAATAGAAAACCCGACCTCTACATTAGAAGAATTGTTCCTTGCCATTGTGCGCGACAGCGAAGCAAGGCCTGGCCGAAGGGCAGCAAGTGAGAAGTCGTGA